The following proteins are encoded in a genomic region of Reichenbachiella sp.:
- a CDS encoding porin family protein, which translates to MKKITLLLVVGALFMANASQAQLTVGLKGGLNFATADVTGVDVDNKTGYHFGAYAVVKAGPIGIQPEAYFSVQNLSSDAGDYDLSYLQVPVLLRLGILKVLYLNAGPQFGINLKAKDEDGDDFKDSLKGMDTSIALGAGLDLPMGLGAQLRWVKSLGNVSDVDGFDWKNSMIQASVTFALIGKN; encoded by the coding sequence ATGAAAAAAATTACATTACTACTCGTTGTTGGAGCATTATTTATGGCCAATGCTTCTCAGGCTCAATTGACCGTTGGATTAAAAGGCGGATTAAATTTTGCAACTGCTGACGTCACTGGCGTTGATGTAGATAATAAAACTGGCTATCACTTTGGCGCTTATGCCGTGGTGAAAGCTGGACCAATTGGTATTCAACCAGAGGCTTACTTTTCTGTTCAAAACTTAAGCTCCGATGCAGGAGATTATGATTTGAGCTATCTGCAAGTGCCTGTGCTATTGAGACTGGGCATATTAAAAGTGTTGTATTTAAATGCAGGCCCTCAGTTTGGAATCAATTTGAAAGCAAAGGATGAAGATGGAGATGATTTTAAAGATAGTTTAAAAGGCATGGATACTTCGATCGCTCTAGGTGCTGGATTGGATTTGCCAATGGGGTTAGGCGCCCAGTTGAGATGGGTGAAATCTTTAGGAAATGTTTCTGACGTGGATGGATTCGATTGGAAAAATTCCATGATTCAGGCTTCCGTAACTTTTGCTTTGATAGGTAAGAACTAA
- a CDS encoding 8-amino-7-oxononanoate synthase yields MTNHISQKLEERDRAGSTRKLLATNGLVDFVSNDYLGLSRSKTLFERIKSYDYSKEVNINGSTGSRLLAGNSATAQNLENKLAHLFKTEAALLFNSGYVANLALISCVPQRGDTILYDSLSHVCLKEGAFLSKANRFPFRHNDCEDLEAKLKQATGNVYIIIESVYSMDGDLAPFGDIIELAEKYEAKIIVDEAHSTGLYGEAGSGKLCALGLEENLFARVHTFGKAMGVHGAVVCGSKELINYLINFARPFIYTTALPLHSLFSIDAAFGHLSENIELQKISKEKIFYFNSLFNQKIGKNENMLRMESNTPIQPIVVPGNARVKSIAESLQKSGFDVRPILSPTVKEGSERLRISIHTHNTEEEIAELINELAKHA; encoded by the coding sequence ATGACTAATCATATTTCACAAAAGCTTGAGGAAAGAGACCGAGCTGGCAGTACAAGAAAGTTACTAGCCACCAATGGATTAGTGGATTTTGTATCCAACGACTACCTGGGACTAAGCAGGTCAAAAACACTTTTTGAAAGAATCAAAAGTTACGATTACAGTAAAGAAGTAAATATCAACGGCTCTACCGGATCACGACTATTAGCCGGCAATTCAGCTACCGCACAAAACTTAGAAAATAAGTTAGCTCACCTGTTCAAAACCGAAGCCGCCTTGCTTTTCAACTCAGGCTACGTAGCCAATCTGGCACTCATATCTTGTGTTCCCCAGCGTGGAGACACTATTCTTTATGACAGTCTTTCTCATGTGTGTCTCAAGGAGGGAGCCTTTCTCAGTAAAGCCAACAGATTCCCCTTTCGTCACAATGATTGTGAAGACCTGGAAGCAAAGCTCAAGCAGGCCACTGGCAATGTATATATCATCATTGAATCTGTGTATTCCATGGATGGCGACCTGGCTCCTTTTGGTGATATCATCGAATTAGCGGAGAAATACGAAGCAAAAATCATCGTAGACGAGGCGCATAGTACAGGCCTTTATGGCGAAGCTGGTTCGGGAAAATTGTGCGCTTTAGGATTGGAGGAGAATCTATTTGCCAGAGTGCACACTTTTGGCAAAGCGATGGGTGTTCATGGTGCGGTCGTTTGTGGATCAAAGGAGCTGATCAATTACCTCATCAATTTTGCAAGGCCTTTTATTTATACCACGGCGTTACCCTTGCACAGCTTGTTTTCTATAGACGCCGCTTTTGGTCATCTTTCGGAAAACATCGAATTACAGAAAATCAGTAAAGAGAAGATTTTCTATTTCAACTCTCTCTTCAATCAGAAAATTGGGAAGAATGAAAATATGCTCAGAATGGAAAGCAATACACCCATTCAACCTATTGTGGTACCGGGCAATGCCAGAGTAAAATCCATTGCCGAATCTTTACAAAAAAGTGGATTTGACGTACGTCCTATCCTATCCCCTACGGTGAAAGAAGGATCTGAAAGGCTGCGCATCTCCATTCATACACACAATACGGAAGAAGAAATTGCCGAATTAATCAACGAATTAGCTAAGCACGCATGA
- the bioD gene encoding dethiobiotin synthase: MKKYFVTGIDTDAGKSIASAILVEKLKADYWKPIQAGFPTDSDTVRSLVSADQIIHPEGIILQAPMSPHAAAKLEDIDLRAEQLSVPKTENTLIIEGAGGLLVPINDDEFVINLAKQFDAEVILVSRNYLGSINHTMLSIAYLKQNGFSVAGIIFNDTPNPETERFILQHSQLPCLGRIDPLEEINSSTIQSQLKNINL; the protein is encoded by the coding sequence ATGAAAAAATATTTTGTAACCGGAATAGATACTGACGCAGGCAAAAGCATTGCCAGCGCCATTTTAGTAGAAAAACTAAAGGCGGACTACTGGAAACCAATTCAAGCAGGATTTCCTACTGACTCAGATACTGTCCGAAGTCTGGTAAGTGCTGACCAGATCATTCACCCTGAAGGCATCATCTTACAAGCGCCTATGTCTCCTCATGCGGCAGCCAAATTGGAAGATATTGACCTACGAGCCGAACAATTATCGGTTCCTAAAACTGAAAATACTTTGATCATCGAAGGCGCGGGGGGATTGCTTGTACCAATCAATGACGACGAATTTGTCATTAACCTAGCCAAACAATTTGATGCTGAAGTTATTTTGGTATCGAGAAACTACCTCGGTAGTATCAATCACACGATGCTCTCTATTGCCTACCTCAAGCAAAATGGTTTTAGCGTAGCAGGTATCATTTTCAATGACACACCGAACCCAGAAACCGAACGTTTCATCCTTCAACATTCACAATTGCCGTGCTTAGGTCGGATCGATCCGTTGGAAGAAATCAATTCATCAACCATTCAATCACAATTAAAAAACATCAACCTATGA
- a CDS encoding adenosylmethionine--8-amino-7-oxononanoate transaminase has translation MTNAEIKQADKDLIWHPFAPLISPFEYIPIKSAKKARLFTHGGKTIIDTVSSWWVNIHGHSNEHIANAIHKQALELEHVIFAGFTHEPAVKLAKNLMTILPDNFSKVFFSDNGSTSIEVGLKMAFQYWCNLGQENRTKVIALDGAYHGDTFGAMSVSARGGFTKPFFPFLFDIESLDFPTEENFEQVLAHFDELTSDEKCAAFIFEPLVQGAGGMRMYSPEMLQKLVALAQSKGIICIADEVMTGWGRTGTNFATDQIEANPDIMCISKGITGGSLPLGITACNKKIVDAFQSEDLEKALLHGHSYTGNPMICAAANASFELFQAQECKDNIQRIHNKHQAFIEQLKTFDNIENIRLTGTIVAFDLKGFGETGYDSEARKKIYPYFLERGVLIRPLGNVIYLLPPYVITDEELELVYETLLGFLREG, from the coding sequence ATGACCAACGCTGAAATCAAACAAGCCGACAAGGATTTGATCTGGCATCCATTTGCTCCGTTGATTAGCCCTTTTGAATACATTCCGATCAAATCCGCAAAGAAAGCACGTCTCTTTACGCACGGTGGCAAAACGATCATTGATACGGTGTCTTCATGGTGGGTTAATATCCACGGCCATTCTAATGAGCACATTGCCAATGCTATTCATAAACAAGCGCTGGAGCTCGAACATGTAATCTTCGCAGGCTTCACCCATGAGCCCGCAGTGAAATTGGCTAAAAACCTAATGACCATCTTACCAGATAACTTCTCAAAGGTCTTCTTTTCAGACAATGGAAGTACATCTATCGAAGTAGGACTGAAAATGGCCTTTCAATACTGGTGCAACCTAGGACAAGAAAATAGAACAAAAGTAATTGCACTAGACGGCGCTTATCACGGTGATACATTCGGTGCTATGTCTGTGAGTGCTAGAGGTGGCTTTACCAAACCTTTCTTTCCTTTTTTGTTTGACATCGAATCGCTTGACTTCCCGACCGAAGAAAACTTCGAACAAGTATTGGCTCACTTTGATGAATTAACCAGCGACGAAAAATGTGCTGCCTTCATTTTTGAACCTTTAGTTCAAGGAGCCGGTGGCATGCGAATGTATTCACCAGAAATGCTTCAAAAACTAGTAGCCCTCGCTCAATCCAAAGGCATTATATGTATTGCCGACGAAGTCATGACCGGCTGGGGACGTACAGGCACCAATTTTGCCACTGACCAGATCGAAGCGAATCCGGACATCATGTGCATTTCCAAAGGCATTACCGGTGGTTCTTTGCCGCTTGGTATCACAGCCTGCAACAAAAAAATAGTTGATGCATTCCAGAGTGAGGATTTGGAGAAAGCGCTACTCCATGGTCATTCTTATACTGGCAATCCCATGATTTGTGCGGCAGCCAATGCCAGCTTTGAGTTATTTCAAGCGCAGGAATGCAAGGACAACATCCAGCGCATTCACAACAAGCACCAAGCTTTTATAGAACAGCTCAAAACCTTCGACAATATCGAAAACATTCGATTGACAGGAACCATTGTAGCGTTCGATTTGAAGGGATTTGGAGAGACTGGGTATGATAGCGAAGCCCGTAAGAAGATCTACCCGTACTTCCTCGAAAGAGGCGTATTGATTCGTCCGCTGGGCAATGTGATCTATCTTCTCCCTCCTTATGTCATTACCGATGAGGAATTGGAGTTGGTGTATGAAACTTTACTAGGATTTTTGAGGGAAGGCTAA
- a CDS encoding YdeI/OmpD-associated family protein: MNPEVDWFFEKSTPWQAEYRQLRKMALDCGLTEELKWGCPCYTFQRQNVVLIHGFKDYCAYLFHKGALLKDTNKWLVQQTKNVQSARQIRFANVDDIEKNEAELKAYIFQAIEVERAGLKVKMKETSAYEMPEELEEALNADQEFKAAFEALTPGRQRGYLLHISQAKQSNTRVSRIEKCKPKIFEGKGYNER, encoded by the coding sequence ATGAATCCTGAAGTAGATTGGTTTTTTGAGAAGTCTACACCGTGGCAAGCGGAGTATAGACAATTGAGAAAGATGGCATTGGATTGTGGTTTGACAGAGGAACTCAAATGGGGCTGTCCGTGCTATACCTTTCAGCGGCAAAATGTAGTGTTGATCCATGGGTTCAAGGATTATTGTGCTTACTTATTTCACAAGGGTGCGCTGCTTAAAGATACCAATAAATGGCTCGTCCAGCAGACCAAGAACGTTCAGTCTGCTCGCCAAATTCGATTTGCCAATGTCGATGACATCGAGAAAAATGAAGCGGAATTGAAGGCCTATATTTTCCAGGCCATCGAAGTGGAACGTGCCGGACTGAAGGTGAAAATGAAAGAGACCTCAGCCTACGAAATGCCGGAGGAATTAGAAGAAGCACTCAACGCAGATCAGGAATTCAAGGCGGCCTTTGAAGCATTGACACCTGGAAGACAAAGAGGCTATCTGCTCCATATCTCACAGGCCAAACAGTCCAACACACGGGTGTCAAGAATAGAAAAGTGCAAACCAAAAATATTTGAAGGCAAAGGCTATAATGAACGTTGA
- a CDS encoding peptidylprolyl isomerase: MKKLKTALAICFFVFSTNSCTQKAKQTEGPEEEKRTSIEMVTDLGTIVLELYNETPKHRDNFIQLANEGVLDSVLFHRVIENFMIQGGDPDSKNAQPGNTLGNGGLDYRVDAEFNTALFHKKGALGAARDGNLARASSSTQFYIVQGKVFNDSLLEVAEGRINGWLKQNAFKNDSSNQDIVSELLKAEEAEDWTRYAQLNNSMKELMEDYQNFEKYSIPEVHREVYKTLGGTPHLDQNYTVFGEVVQGLEVVDAIAAV, encoded by the coding sequence ATGAAAAAACTAAAAACTGCCCTTGCGATCTGTTTTTTTGTGTTCAGTACTAATAGCTGCACGCAAAAGGCCAAACAAACCGAAGGACCGGAGGAAGAAAAAAGAACCTCCATCGAGATGGTGACGGACCTTGGTACGATCGTATTGGAATTATACAACGAAACCCCGAAACATCGAGATAATTTCATCCAACTGGCCAATGAGGGGGTGCTGGATAGTGTGCTGTTTCATCGAGTGATTGAAAATTTTATGATTCAAGGTGGAGACCCAGATAGCAAAAATGCACAGCCTGGAAATACCCTCGGCAATGGCGGTTTGGACTATCGGGTTGATGCAGAATTCAATACCGCGCTATTTCATAAGAAAGGAGCCTTAGGAGCAGCGAGAGACGGGAACCTCGCAAGAGCTTCCAGCAGCACACAGTTTTATATCGTTCAAGGCAAAGTCTTCAACGATAGTTTGCTCGAAGTAGCCGAAGGGCGAATTAATGGCTGGCTAAAACAGAATGCATTCAAAAATGACAGCAGTAATCAAGACATTGTGTCAGAGTTGCTTAAAGCTGAAGAAGCAGAGGATTGGACGCGCTATGCGCAGCTAAATAACAGTATGAAGGAGTTGATGGAAGATTACCAAAACTTTGAAAAATACAGCATACCTGAGGTACATCGAGAGGTATACAAGACACTGGGTGGCACGCCGCATTTGGATCAAAACTACACCGTGTTTGGTGAAGTAGTGCAAGGACTGGAAGTCGTAGACGCCATTGCTGCAGTTTAA
- a CDS encoding helix-turn-helix domain-containing protein: MNSEEEKSNVSLTEIYDYLASKKSTTLVDLLEEQCKKHGVSQRQLSQIIGIQRKSLQRILEGEAQKVDVLTLLKINQFLGLDLNEVIKLYISGISSESVNELESSRKSAYIVKHFDLEGLKKSGFIKSLIDFDEIEQRILAFFGLENIYEYESEISGALFSRTKKSTHDKMMEFWVKSAYLQFQKVDNPNEYNRDSLLDLIAKMRPYTRQVENGLTTVVKALFNIGVTVIIQSYLTKTQIRGGTFIVNGKPCVVLTDFNKRYDTLWFTLLHELCHVLFDLETIQTTTYHLTGEPDIFLIEEEADQFARDYLLTQEKLAIVQPFIFSDGVVKDYAKQWKVHESIIYGLYLHEHENYYPKFRSYITKSDPAVRNLKLSSWDEDSIVEHAEKIKEVLTSK; encoded by the coding sequence ATGAATTCTGAGGAAGAAAAATCAAATGTATCATTAACCGAGATCTACGATTATCTCGCTTCTAAGAAAAGTACAACCTTAGTTGACCTACTTGAAGAACAATGTAAAAAACATGGAGTTTCTCAAAGACAGTTAAGTCAGATCATTGGGATTCAACGTAAATCACTTCAAAGAATTCTTGAGGGGGAGGCCCAAAAAGTTGATGTCTTAACACTATTAAAGATTAATCAATTTCTCGGATTGGATTTAAATGAGGTAATAAAACTTTATATAAGTGGGATTTCATCAGAAAGTGTCAACGAGCTAGAATCAAGTAGAAAGTCAGCCTACATAGTCAAACACTTTGATTTAGAAGGATTGAAAAAATCGGGCTTTATAAAAAGCCTTATTGATTTTGATGAGATTGAGCAAAGGATATTGGCGTTTTTTGGACTTGAGAATATTTATGAATATGAGTCTGAAATAAGTGGCGCATTATTCAGTCGTACCAAAAAAAGCACCCACGATAAAATGATGGAGTTCTGGGTGAAGTCAGCCTATCTCCAATTTCAGAAAGTTGACAACCCGAACGAGTATAACAGGGATTCATTACTCGATTTAATAGCTAAAATGAGACCTTACACTCGTCAAGTAGAAAATGGCTTAACAACAGTCGTTAAAGCCCTATTCAATATAGGAGTTACAGTAATTATTCAGTCGTATCTCACTAAGACGCAAATACGTGGAGGTACTTTTATCGTAAATGGGAAACCATGTGTTGTGCTTACGGACTTCAACAAGCGATACGACACTCTTTGGTTCACATTGTTACACGAATTGTGCCATGTCCTATTTGATCTCGAGACAATTCAAACCACGACTTATCATCTTACTGGAGAGCCTGATATTTTTTTAATTGAGGAAGAAGCTGATCAATTCGCAAGGGATTATCTTCTTACTCAAGAAAAATTGGCAATCGTACAACCATTCATTTTTTCTGATGGTGTTGTTAAAGATTACGCCAAGCAATGGAAAGTTCATGAGTCTATTATCTATGGGTTGTACTTGCATGAGCATGAAAACTACTATCCAAAATTCAGAAGTTACATTACAAAGTCGGATCCAGCTGTTAGAAATTTAAAGCTAAGTAGTTGGGATGAGGATTCAATAGTTGAGCATGCTGAAAAAATTAAAGAGGTATTAACGTCAAAATAA
- a CDS encoding outer membrane beta-barrel family protein, producing the protein MSRFINFSLLITGLFIFSSFVASAQGALSGVVHDANAGVSFANVLLLNPSDSSLVKGAVSDAKGSFKLDAATGNYLLRISSIGYQEYFAPILVNHETQDLGVITLIEDAEQLDEVVVVAQKPIFEQKIDRTVINVQSSITASAGSALDILEKSPGVTVDRSNYSLALAGKSGVRVMINGKISRMPMSAAVQMLEGMNADNVESVELITTPPAKYEAEGDAGLINIVLKQTTDAGTNGSFSLFTGYGGGEKVGGSVNFNHRKKGWNIFGNYSYRLDHTDQLNGNDKIILTDAGDETRTSTVSHRDPITYSHNAQLGFDYQLTKKTLVGAGVTFFDRDWNMDAVNNVNYLINENPSYQLNMINHEVNKSTYFVYNANVEHVFDDRHTVSAEVDYITFDSSNPTDYQQNFQDLDGSNSSSSLPDIYSSKETPLSTLVPRVDYTFQINENTKLEAGIKGAFNTLDNAVQVVYVENGVTTVDTDLTREVNMTEDILAAYSSISFKPTEKLGINVGLRYEHTTTDLDSRTMQNVVNRDYGQWFPSLFINKTINDDNSWVLSYSRRVTRPTFNEIAPFVIFLDPTTFWTGNESLLPSITNNFKAEYRWKSTLFTVQYSRDEDAIVGFQPRLADNGRTQLMSAENMKYRDNYSASVTLPITVTDWWEMQYTVTGIYSVSETEQLDTPVSIEAFNVRFNGSNTFKLPKNFNVEVSAYLGTPSYFGISKYQSYAIVNFGVEKNLKDDQGSFKFSVTDAFSGRDFRGETYVPEENINLRNRFRFENQVFNMTYTRSFGNNKLKKRRNKAAASREEQQRIQN; encoded by the coding sequence ATGTCTAGATTTATCAATTTTTCACTCCTGATCACAGGTCTTTTTATTTTTTCTTCATTTGTAGCAAGTGCCCAAGGTGCGCTGTCTGGAGTAGTCCATGACGCCAATGCAGGCGTTTCTTTTGCGAATGTGTTGTTATTGAATCCTTCAGATTCTTCGCTGGTCAAGGGTGCAGTTTCGGATGCAAAGGGAAGTTTCAAATTGGATGCTGCTACAGGTAACTATCTACTTCGAATTTCTTCCATAGGCTATCAGGAATACTTTGCTCCCATTCTGGTCAATCACGAGACCCAGGACTTAGGAGTGATCACCCTCATCGAAGATGCTGAGCAACTCGATGAAGTCGTGGTGGTAGCTCAGAAGCCAATCTTCGAACAGAAAATTGACCGAACGGTCATCAACGTACAAAGTAGTATTACAGCCAGTGCGGGATCAGCCTTAGATATATTAGAGAAGTCGCCAGGCGTAACGGTCGATCGATCCAACTATAGTTTGGCCCTAGCTGGCAAATCAGGCGTGAGAGTAATGATCAATGGAAAGATCAGCCGTATGCCCATGTCTGCCGCAGTGCAAATGCTAGAAGGTATGAATGCCGACAATGTAGAAAGTGTAGAGCTGATCACCACGCCTCCTGCGAAATACGAAGCCGAAGGAGATGCGGGTCTGATCAATATCGTATTGAAGCAAACCACAGATGCAGGCACGAATGGTTCATTTTCTTTATTTACTGGATATGGCGGAGGAGAAAAAGTAGGTGGCAGCGTCAACTTCAATCATCGCAAAAAAGGATGGAATATTTTCGGAAACTATTCGTATCGATTGGATCATACCGATCAGCTTAATGGCAACGACAAAATTATCCTCACCGATGCAGGAGACGAAACCCGAACGAGCACGGTCAGTCATCGCGATCCGATTACCTATTCGCACAATGCGCAGTTGGGATTTGATTATCAACTGACCAAGAAGACGCTGGTAGGCGCTGGTGTAACTTTCTTCGATAGAGATTGGAATATGGATGCAGTCAATAATGTGAACTATTTGATCAATGAAAACCCATCTTATCAATTGAATATGATCAATCACGAAGTGAACAAAAGCACCTATTTTGTTTACAATGCCAATGTTGAACATGTGTTTGATGATAGACATACGGTATCCGCCGAAGTGGATTATATCACCTTCGATTCATCTAACCCAACAGACTACCAGCAAAATTTTCAGGATCTGGATGGTTCCAATAGCAGTAGTAGCTTGCCCGATATTTATTCCAGTAAAGAAACCCCATTGAGCACGCTGGTGCCTAGAGTAGATTATACCTTTCAAATCAATGAAAACACGAAACTAGAAGCCGGAATAAAAGGAGCGTTCAATACCTTGGACAATGCGGTGCAGGTCGTTTATGTAGAAAACGGAGTGACTACTGTAGATACTGATCTCACCCGTGAGGTAAACATGACAGAAGATATCCTGGCCGCTTATAGTTCGATTAGTTTTAAACCAACCGAAAAGCTGGGGATCAATGTAGGATTGCGCTATGAACACACGACTACCGATTTGGATAGTCGTACGATGCAAAATGTAGTGAATCGAGATTATGGACAGTGGTTTCCGAGCTTGTTTATCAACAAAACCATCAACGATGACAATAGCTGGGTGCTTTCCTACAGTCGTAGAGTGACACGTCCCACTTTCAATGAAATAGCGCCATTCGTGATCTTTTTGGATCCTACCACCTTCTGGACAGGCAATGAATCACTATTACCTTCGATCACGAATAATTTCAAAGCGGAGTATCGATGGAAATCCACACTTTTCACCGTACAATACAGTCGCGACGAAGATGCCATTGTAGGCTTCCAGCCAAGGTTGGCAGACAATGGACGTACGCAGCTCATGTCGGCTGAAAATATGAAATACCGCGACAACTATAGCGCGAGTGTAACGCTGCCCATCACAGTCACGGATTGGTGGGAGATGCAATATACCGTGACGGGTATCTACAGCGTATCAGAAACTGAACAGTTGGATACGCCCGTAAGTATTGAGGCTTTCAATGTTCGGTTTAATGGGAGTAATACTTTCAAACTGCCTAAGAATTTTAACGTGGAGGTATCAGCTTACTTGGGCACGCCTTCTTATTTCGGGATATCCAAATACCAGTCCTATGCGATTGTAAATTTTGGAGTAGAGAAAAATCTAAAGGATGATCAAGGGTCTTTCAAATTTTCTGTCACAGATGCATTTAGCGGACGAGATTTCAGAGGGGAGACCTATGTGCCAGAGGAAAATATCAATTTACGAAACAGATTCCGTTTCGAAAACCAGGTTTTCAATATGACTTACACGCGCTCATTTGGCAATAACAAACTGAAGAAAAGAAGAAACAAAGCCGCCGCCTCAAGAGAAGAGCAGCAGCGAATTCAAAATTAA
- a CDS encoding lipocalin family protein, whose product MHHFSNQFAWVCCSLLILFSSCKDDAPEILGTWVCNSGYTEECGEFSDSFDTECDGFEVTFLGDGTYTTKYEFEDVAYEDDGTYVISGDFLILNLESGNEAADRFTLTSSELQIIQEQGEGCQLIWVYDRL is encoded by the coding sequence ATGCACCATTTTTCAAATCAATTCGCTTGGGTTTGTTGTAGCTTGCTCATTTTGTTTTCTAGTTGTAAAGACGACGCTCCTGAAATTCTGGGGACCTGGGTTTGCAACAGTGGATACACAGAAGAATGTGGCGAATTCTCCGATAGTTTCGATACCGAGTGTGATGGTTTTGAAGTGACCTTTCTGGGAGACGGTACTTATACCACAAAATATGAGTTTGAAGATGTCGCCTACGAAGATGATGGTACCTACGTGATATCTGGTGATTTTCTGATTCTAAATTTAGAAAGTGGTAATGAGGCTGCAGATAGGTTTACCCTGACTTCAAGCGAACTTCAAATCATTCAAGAGCAAGGCGAGGGCTGCCAATTGATTTGGGTGTATGATCGGCTATAA
- the rny gene encoding ribonuclease Y, with protein sequence MDNTLLIILSSLGGLAVGFGISKFLAKRAEGKRLSEAKGQAEMIIKEATINAENVKKEKAIEAKEHFLKKKSEFEEEANRKKNQIIANENKVKQRESHISKQIEQNKRVEAELESQKENLDAQMEIVKRRKEELEKTKQEQTAILEKISNLSAAEAIDQLKETLKDEARTKASSHIKDIIEEAKLTATKEAKKIVIQTIQRTATEHAIENCVSIFNIESDDIKGKIIGREGRNIRALEAATGVEIIVDDTPEAIIISGFDPVRREIARLSLHRLVTDGRIHPARIEEIVSKTTKNIEEEIVEIGERTVIDLGIHGLHPELIKMVGRMRFRSSYGQNLLQHSREVAKLCATLASELGLNAKQAKRAGLLHDIGKVWPEEAEQPHAIVGMELAKKYKEHPDVCNAIGAHHDEIEMTTLISPIIQTCDAISGSRPGARREIMESYIKRLKDLEALALGFDGVHKCYAIQAGRELRVLVDADKVTDKSASDLSFEISSKIENDMQYPGQIKVTVIREMRSISYAK encoded by the coding sequence ATGGACAACACACTACTTATAATACTTTCTTCCCTGGGTGGACTTGCCGTCGGGTTTGGAATCAGTAAATTTCTGGCTAAAAGAGCCGAAGGAAAACGCTTGTCAGAGGCCAAAGGACAAGCCGAAATGATCATCAAAGAGGCTACGATAAATGCAGAGAATGTCAAGAAAGAAAAGGCTATCGAAGCCAAAGAACATTTCTTAAAAAAGAAATCTGAATTTGAAGAAGAAGCGAATCGCAAGAAGAACCAAATCATTGCGAACGAAAATAAAGTCAAGCAAAGAGAAAGTCATATCTCCAAGCAGATAGAGCAAAACAAACGAGTAGAAGCCGAGCTAGAAAGCCAGAAGGAAAACCTGGATGCGCAAATGGAAATAGTAAAGCGCAGAAAAGAGGAATTGGAGAAAACCAAGCAAGAGCAAACGGCAATCTTAGAAAAGATATCAAACCTCTCAGCTGCTGAGGCCATCGACCAGTTGAAGGAGACACTAAAGGATGAAGCGCGTACCAAAGCTTCTTCTCATATCAAAGACATCATTGAAGAGGCTAAGTTGACTGCCACTAAGGAAGCAAAAAAGATAGTGATTCAAACAATTCAGCGTACGGCTACAGAGCATGCTATCGAAAACTGTGTTTCTATTTTTAATATAGAAAGCGACGACATCAAAGGTAAAATCATCGGTCGTGAAGGACGAAACATTAGAGCGCTAGAAGCAGCTACTGGTGTAGAGATCATTGTGGATGATACACCAGAAGCTATCATCATTTCTGGGTTTGACCCAGTAAGGAGAGAGATAGCCAGATTGTCTCTACATCGATTGGTGACAGATGGTAGAATCCATCCGGCAAGAATCGAGGAGATTGTATCTAAGACTACAAAAAATATCGAAGAGGAAATCGTAGAGATTGGCGAAAGAACAGTCATTGATTTGGGTATTCATGGCCTGCATCCAGAATTGATTAAGATGGTAGGTAGAATGAGATTCAGATCATCGTATGGCCAGAACTTACTGCAACACTCGAGAGAGGTAGCCAAGCTTTGTGCTACACTAGCTTCGGAGTTGGGGCTTAATGCGAAGCAAGCGAAAAGAGCCGGACTCCTACATGATATTGGGAAAGTATGGCCCGAAGAAGCAGAGCAACCGCATGCTATAGTGGGTATGGAACTCGCCAAAAAGTACAAGGAGCATCCAGATGTGTGTAATGCCATCGGTGCTCACCATGATGAGATCGAGATGACCACTTTGATTTCACCAATTATTCAGACCTGTGATGCCATCTCTGGGTCGCGCCCTGGTGCGAGAAGAGAGATCATGGAGTCTTATATCAAACGACTCAAGGACCTTGAAGCCTTGGCGCTTGGATTTGATGGGGTACATAAATGCTATGCCATTCAGGCGGGTAGAGAACTTCGTGTATTGGTAGATGCAGATAAGGTCACAGATAAATCCGCAAGCGATTTGTCATTTGAAATTTCTTCTAAAATCGAAAACGACATGCAGTATCCAGGTCAGATCAAGGTCACTGTTATTAGAGAAATGAGATCAATTAGTTACGCCAAGTAA